One segment of Tamlana crocina DNA contains the following:
- a CDS encoding Gfo/Idh/MocA family oxidoreductase, which translates to MTKTIKFVIVGSGNIASTYLSAVNNISNAEVVAVVSRKSEKPKALSHLPFFKSISEISVDFDAVIICTPNGLHHISAVEAANKGKHVLCEKPIDITLEAIDKMIEASKKNDVKLGVAYQRRYSSDNPIVKKMIDSGELGRIFSVDLSVKNYRDDAYYNSSPYRGTYGIDGGGPFIQQASHYIDLYYWFFGKPKKLVSQLGTFVHDIEVEDHGAAICLHDSGMIGTITASTATKPGFPAKIEIYTSKGYLILENDVITHWDIEGVENPTAQTPYENTHTGAATAAVADTTNHEIILNDFIAAIQNGGDCLISGESARNATEMILEIYNSQF; encoded by the coding sequence ATGACTAAAACCATCAAATTCGTCATTGTGGGCAGTGGCAATATTGCTTCCACATATCTTTCCGCAGTCAATAATATTTCAAATGCAGAAGTTGTGGCAGTGGTTTCTCGAAAGTCTGAAAAACCAAAAGCTTTAAGTCACTTGCCTTTTTTTAAAAGTATTTCGGAAATATCGGTTGATTTTGATGCGGTTATAATTTGTACGCCAAACGGACTGCATCATATTAGTGCTGTTGAAGCAGCCAACAAAGGAAAACACGTGCTTTGCGAAAAGCCCATCGATATTACTTTGGAGGCTATCGATAAAATGATTGAAGCTAGTAAAAAAAACGATGTGAAATTGGGTGTAGCGTACCAACGGCGCTACAGTTCAGACAATCCCATTGTGAAAAAAATGATTGATTCCGGTGAATTGGGGCGCATTTTTTCAGTAGATCTTTCTGTAAAAAACTATCGTGATGATGCTTATTATAATTCGTCGCCATATCGGGGTACCTACGGCATTGATGGCGGAGGTCCTTTTATTCAGCAGGCTTCACATTACATCGATTTGTATTATTGGTTCTTTGGGAAACCCAAAAAACTGGTAAGTCAATTAGGGACTTTTGTACACGATATTGAAGTGGAAGACCACGGTGCGGCTATTTGCCTTCACGATTCTGGAATGATTGGAACAATTACCGCATCAACAGCCACAAAACCCGGTTTTCCTGCGAAAATAGAAATTTACACTAGTAAAGGCTATTTGATTTTAGAAAACGATGTGATTACCCATTGGGATATTGAAGGTGTTGAAAACCCAACAGCGCAAACTCCATATGAAAACACACACACCGGAGCCGCCACAGCGGCCGTAGCAGACACTACCAACCATGAAATTATTTTAAACGATTTTATTGCTGCGATACAGAATGGTGGTGATTGCTTAATTTCGGGCGAATCGGCTAGAAATGCCACCGAAATGATCTTGGAAATTTATAATAGCCAGTTTTGA
- a CDS encoding DNA topoisomerase IV subunit B: MAEETNYTEDNIRSLDWKEHIRMRPGMYIGKLGDGSSPDDGIYILLKEVLDNSIDEFVMGAGKTIEISIQGNKVIVRDYGRGIPLGKVVDVVSKMNTGGKYDSKAFKKSVGLNGVGTKAVNALSTYFRVESTRDGKSASAEFEQGNLTNEESLDDTSRRKGTKVSFVPDGTIFKNYKFRSEYVVKMLKNYVYLNPGLTIVFNGEKYFSENGLKDLLNENINESDLLYPIIHLRGDDIEVALTHNKTQYSEEYHSFVNGQNTTQGGTHLNAFREALVKTIREFYGKNYDASDVRKSVVAAISIKVMEPVFESQTKTKLGSTDMGGDYPTVRTYINDFVKTQLDNYLHKNADTAEKIQRKILQAERERKELSGIRKLARDRAKKASLHNKKLRDCRVHFGDTKNDRNLETTLFITEGDSASGSITKSRDVNTQAVFSLKGKPLNCYGLTKKIVYENEEFNLLQAALNIEESLEDLRYNNVVIATDADVDGMHIRLLLITFFLQFFPEVIKEGHLYILQTPLFRVRNKKETIYCYTEEERVNAINKLKPKPEITRFKGLGEISPDEFKHFIGDDMRLDPVMLDEGMSIDELLSFYMGKNTPTRQEFIIDNLKVEMDVIEE, translated from the coding sequence ATGGCGGAAGAAACCAATTATACCGAAGACAATATACGTTCGTTAGACTGGAAGGAGCATATTAGAATGCGCCCCGGTATGTATATCGGTAAATTGGGCGATGGAAGCTCGCCAGACGATGGTATTTATATCCTACTGAAAGAGGTTCTGGATAACTCCATCGATGAATTTGTAATGGGCGCCGGAAAGACCATCGAAATTTCCATCCAGGGGAATAAAGTGATTGTTCGCGATTACGGACGAGGCATTCCGCTGGGGAAGGTGGTCGATGTGGTTTCGAAAATGAACACTGGCGGAAAATACGACTCCAAGGCCTTCAAAAAATCGGTGGGATTGAATGGGGTAGGTACCAAGGCAGTTAATGCCCTTTCAACTTATTTTAGGGTGGAATCGACGCGTGACGGAAAATCAGCTTCCGCGGAATTCGAGCAGGGTAACCTCACGAATGAAGAAAGCCTTGACGATACTTCCCGAAGAAAAGGAACTAAAGTGTCCTTCGTTCCCGATGGCACCATTTTTAAAAACTACAAATTCAGAAGTGAATATGTGGTGAAAATGCTTAAAAACTATGTGTACCTCAACCCGGGGTTGACCATTGTTTTTAACGGTGAAAAGTATTTCAGTGAAAACGGATTAAAGGATTTGTTGAACGAAAATATCAATGAATCCGATTTGCTGTATCCTATCATTCATTTACGTGGCGACGATATTGAAGTGGCATTAACCCACAATAAAACCCAGTATAGCGAAGAGTACCATTCGTTTGTTAACGGACAAAATACCACTCAAGGAGGGACGCATTTAAATGCCTTCCGTGAAGCTTTGGTAAAAACCATTCGGGAGTTTTACGGAAAGAATTACGATGCTTCCGATGTTAGGAAATCGGTTGTAGCGGCCATTTCCATAAAAGTGATGGAGCCTGTTTTCGAGAGTCAGACCAAAACAAAGCTTGGTTCTACCGATATGGGTGGTGATTACCCAACGGTTCGAACGTACATTAACGATTTTGTTAAGACCCAACTCGATAATTATCTGCACAAAAATGCAGATACGGCCGAAAAAATTCAACGTAAAATTTTGCAGGCAGAACGTGAACGAAAGGAGCTTTCGGGCATCCGAAAATTAGCAAGAGACCGTGCCAAAAAAGCCAGCCTGCACAACAAAAAATTACGTGATTGCCGTGTGCATTTTGGCGATACCAAAAACGACCGAAACTTAGAAACTACTCTGTTTATTACCGAGGGAGATTCGGCTTCGGGAAGTATCACCAAATCGCGCGATGTCAATACGCAAGCCGTATTCAGTTTAAAAGGAAAACCTTTGAATTGTTATGGGCTTACAAAGAAAATTGTTTACGAAAACGAAGAATTCAACCTGCTTCAAGCGGCTTTAAATATTGAGGAATCACTCGAAGATTTGCGTTACAACAACGTGGTTATCGCCACCGATGCCGATGTTGATGGTATGCATATCCGGTTGTTGCTCATTACGTTCTTCCTTCAGTTTTTTCCAGAGGTAATCAAAGAAGGGCATTTATATATTTTACAAACGCCATTGTTCCGTGTTCGAAATAAAAAGGAAACCATTTATTGCTACACAGAGGAAGAGCGTGTTAATGCGATTAACAAACTAAAACCAAAGCCTGAAATAACACGATTTAAAGGACTTGGGGAAATTTCGCCCGACGAGTTCAAACATTTTATTGGGGACGATATGCGATTGGATCCCGTAATGTTGGACGAGGGCATGTCCATCGATGAGCTGTTGTCGTTTTACATGGGCAAAAATACGCCAACAAGACAGGAGTTTATCATCGACAATTTGAAGGTGGAAATGGATGTAATAGAAGAATAA
- a CDS encoding SRPBCC family protein: MPTLTIETEINADIKTCFDVARNIDIHQESLRFSEEKAIAGKISGLISQGEWVSWEAKHFGVVQHLTSKITEFDAPYYFVDEMVFGAFKSFKHEHRFREENGKTVMTDIFDFKAPYGALGKLANVLFLKRYMFSLLKRRNRFLKEKAEAIAKNQIGAKLVLS, translated from the coding sequence ATGCCAACCCTAACCATTGAAACCGAAATCAATGCAGATATCAAAACATGTTTTGATGTAGCCAGAAATATTGATATCCATCAAGAATCATTAAGGTTTTCCGAAGAAAAAGCTATAGCGGGAAAAATATCTGGCTTAATAAGTCAAGGCGAATGGGTAAGCTGGGAGGCGAAACACTTTGGGGTAGTACAGCATTTAACTTCAAAGATAACTGAATTTGATGCGCCCTATTATTTTGTAGACGAAATGGTGTTCGGCGCCTTTAAGTCGTTTAAGCATGAGCATAGGTTCAGGGAAGAAAATGGAAAAACCGTAATGACCGATATATTTGACTTCAAAGCGCCTTACGGAGCACTTGGGAAGTTGGCAAATGTGTTGTTTTTAAAACGTTATATGTTCAGTTTGTTGAAAAGACGAAATCGTTTTTTAAAGGAAAAAGCCGAAGCCATAGCTAAAAACCAAATAGGAGCAAAGCTAGTACTTAGCTGA
- a CDS encoding DMT family transporter, with amino-acid sequence MKSKKSFVYGILLGILGIVLFSSKAVMVKLAYKYNVDALSVLLLRMLFSFPFYLAIAIVYSRKKSEVSVLGKDYAWMLFFGFLGYYLSSYFDFVGLEYISASLERIILFLYPTMVLVFNKIFLKKPITKIQIIAIALSYLGIILAFWGEAAATGKEAFIGGVLILLCAITYATYLLGSGWLIPKFGVVRFTSYAMLVSCVCVFIHYGIFSKTNILNLSWQVYLLGFLIAIFATVIPSYLVSEAINRINSSNFAVISGIGPISTIVLASIFLNEHLTPMQWLGAFWVIVGIWLVSIKKKSLA; translated from the coding sequence ATGAAATCAAAAAAATCATTCGTTTACGGCATATTGCTCGGCATTTTGGGTATCGTGCTATTTTCTTCAAAAGCGGTTATGGTCAAATTGGCCTACAAATATAATGTGGATGCGCTGAGTGTTTTGCTATTGCGTATGTTGTTTTCGTTTCCGTTTTATTTGGCCATTGCCATTGTTTACAGCAGAAAGAAAAGTGAAGTAAGTGTTTTAGGAAAGGATTACGCTTGGATGTTGTTTTTCGGTTTTTTGGGTTACTATTTGTCCAGTTATTTCGATTTTGTTGGTTTGGAATATATATCGGCAAGCTTAGAGCGTATCATCCTGTTTTTGTATCCCACAATGGTTTTGGTATTCAATAAAATCTTTTTGAAAAAGCCTATCACAAAAATTCAGATTATCGCTATTGCATTGAGCTATTTGGGTATTATTTTGGCCTTTTGGGGAGAAGCAGCCGCTACCGGAAAAGAGGCCTTTATCGGTGGGGTTTTAATTTTGCTTTGTGCTATTACGTATGCCACTTATTTATTGGGTAGCGGATGGTTGATCCCGAAGTTTGGTGTGGTAAGGTTTACATCGTATGCTATGTTGGTTTCCTGTGTTTGCGTATTCATTCACTACGGCATATTTTCAAAAACAAATATTTTAAATTTAAGCTGGCAAGTCTATTTGCTCGGATTTTTAATAGCCATTTTTGCAACGGTAATTCCGTCGTATTTGGTGTCAGAAGCCATCAACCGAATCAATTCCTCAAATTTCGCCGTTATTTCGGGTATCGGGCCCATTTCAACCATTGTTTTGGCGTCCATTTTTTTGAATGAACATTTAACGCCCATGCAGTGGCTTGGTGCTTTTTGGGTTATTGTGGGGATATGGTTGGTGTCCATAAAAAAGAAGTCGCTGGCTTAA
- the ychF gene encoding redox-regulated ATPase YchF, producing MKAGIVGLPNVGKSTLFNCLSNAKAQSANFPFCTIEPNIGVVNVPDPRLEKLESLVKPDRVIPATVEIVDIAGLVKGASKGEGLGNQFLANIRETDAILHVLRCFENDNIVHVDGSVNPIRDKETIDMELQLKDLETAEKKLDKVKRAAKTGNKEAQAEEAVLLKIKAGLESGTSVRALEFSEDDYADYVKPNQFITDKPVMYVCNVDEGSAVSGNAFVEKVKEAVKDEKAEVLVLAVGTEADINELDDYEERQMFLQDIGLDEPGSAKLIRGAYKLLSQQTYFTAGVKEVRAWTVGIGATAPQAAGVIHTDFEKGFIRAEVIGYDDYVNFGSEAKVKEAGKMRVEGKNYIVKDGDVMHFLFNV from the coding sequence ATGAAAGCAGGTATTGTAGGATTGCCAAACGTAGGAAAATCAACGTTGTTTAATTGTTTGTCTAACGCCAAAGCGCAAAGTGCCAACTTTCCGTTTTGTACCATCGAACCCAATATTGGTGTGGTAAACGTGCCTGATCCAAGATTGGAAAAATTGGAATCGTTGGTGAAACCAGATCGCGTTATTCCCGCAACTGTCGAGATTGTCGATATTGCCGGATTGGTAAAGGGCGCCAGTAAAGGCGAAGGTTTGGGCAACCAGTTTTTGGCAAATATCCGCGAAACCGATGCAATCCTGCATGTGTTACGTTGTTTTGAAAATGATAATATTGTGCATGTTGATGGTAGCGTAAACCCCATTCGTGACAAAGAAACCATCGATATGGAATTACAGCTTAAGGATTTGGAAACTGCTGAAAAAAAGCTGGACAAAGTTAAGCGTGCCGCAAAAACAGGGAATAAAGAAGCCCAAGCTGAAGAGGCTGTATTGTTGAAAATTAAAGCGGGTTTGGAATCGGGAACTTCGGTTAGAGCCTTGGAGTTTTCTGAAGATGATTATGCCGATTACGTAAAACCCAACCAGTTTATTACCGATAAGCCTGTAATGTATGTTTGTAATGTGGACGAAGGTTCGGCGGTTTCAGGAAATGCGTTTGTTGAAAAAGTAAAGGAAGCCGTAAAAGACGAAAAAGCCGAGGTTTTGGTTTTGGCCGTTGGAACGGAAGCCGATATTAATGAGTTGGACGACTACGAAGAGCGCCAAATGTTTTTGCAGGATATTGGATTGGACGAGCCAGGTTCAGCAAAATTAATCCGTGGTGCCTATAAGCTATTGAGCCAACAAACTTACTTTACCGCAGGTGTAAAAGAGGTGCGCGCATGGACGGTTGGCATTGGAGCTACTGCACCACAAGCGGCCGGCGTCATTCACACCGATTTTGAAAAAGGATTCATCCGTGCAGAAGTGATTGGTTACGACGATTACGTTAACTTTGGAAGTGAAGCCAAGGTGAAAGAAGCTGGTAAAATGCGCGTTGAGGGAAAAAACTACATTGTAAAAGATGGTGACGTGATGCATTTCTTATTTAATGTTTAA
- a CDS encoding carboxypeptidase-like regulatory domain-containing protein, protein MAKKAILIMAFGLFGFLGFTQSITARIITKNNGEPIPYASVKTGEHSGVISNDEGYFTIQNQNAPITISCMGYQNRTLSVQQIQESNFTIELADAVNQLSEVLISNKIPNADSIIAEVRRNISKNYDYDLNRYPIFRRNSEQTNFENLDFEIEKASHISKTNIEKLNANLHALSQKIRESDMVHFTDIKGELATFNLDSSKLSVQKATKLLDYKNDLSIEDIQQKAQNLVLTYLDTTKTYKLKTGIFKIEDSLSLTDEEFKENNKNKFEVKHLNNDTRHLLRHAQFFENSFLSKITDSNLYEFTFEDITQSNNEPTYIIQFEPRRGKSKYAGKIYVSHSTYAITRLDYGFYKNRHGSKLNLKLLLGVKYIANVDEGTLLFEKNDQNIYHPKYTKQTTGSYFYVSRDLKLIENSTVKHKIGLTFKIEGRNTIKKEMLFSQNSKLSQSEFANIEQTKKGKYQILSKFDKTLWESEDTLEPLAEMKAFEVND, encoded by the coding sequence ATGGCAAAAAAAGCGATTTTGATTATGGCCTTTGGGCTATTTGGTTTTTTGGGGTTTACACAGTCGATTACCGCCAGAATCATCACTAAAAACAACGGAGAGCCGATTCCTTATGCTTCCGTTAAAACGGGTGAGCACAGCGGCGTTATTTCTAACGACGAAGGTTATTTCACCATTCAAAACCAAAATGCCCCCATCACCATTTCGTGCATGGGCTACCAAAACAGAACGCTTTCGGTACAACAAATACAAGAATCCAATTTCACGATCGAATTGGCCGATGCCGTTAACCAACTTAGCGAAGTATTGATCAGCAATAAAATACCGAATGCCGATTCGATTATAGCCGAAGTGAGGCGCAACATCAGCAAAAACTACGATTACGACCTTAACCGTTACCCTATTTTCAGAAGGAATTCTGAACAGACCAACTTTGAAAACTTGGATTTTGAAATTGAAAAGGCATCACACATCAGTAAAACAAATATTGAAAAATTGAATGCGAATCTGCATGCCCTCTCCCAAAAAATCCGCGAAAGCGATATGGTGCATTTTACCGATATTAAGGGCGAACTCGCCACGTTTAATTTAGACAGCAGCAAACTTTCGGTGCAAAAAGCTACAAAATTACTGGATTACAAAAACGACCTCTCGATTGAAGATATCCAACAAAAGGCCCAAAATTTGGTTTTAACCTATCTGGATACCACCAAAACCTACAAACTTAAAACGGGGATTTTTAAAATTGAGGATTCGTTGTCACTGACGGACGAGGAATTCAAAGAAAATAACAAAAATAAATTTGAAGTGAAACACCTCAATAACGATACTCGCCATTTATTGAGGCATGCGCAGTTTTTCGAAAACTCCTTTTTAAGCAAAATTACCGATAGCAATCTTTACGAATTTACTTTTGAAGATATTACCCAGAGCAACAACGAACCTACTTATATTATACAATTTGAGCCGCGACGCGGAAAAAGTAAATATGCGGGCAAAATTTATGTGAGCCACTCCACTTATGCCATAACCCGTTTGGACTACGGCTTTTATAAAAACAGACACGGCAGCAAACTGAACCTCAAACTGCTTTTGGGCGTTAAATATATTGCCAATGTTGACGAAGGCACTCTACTTTTTGAAAAAAATGACCAAAACATCTACCACCCTAAATACACCAAACAAACCACCGGTAGCTATTTTTATGTGAGCCGCGATTTAAAACTTATTGAAAACAGCACTGTTAAACATAAAATAGGATTGACTTTTAAAATTGAAGGTCGAAACACCATTAAAAAAGAAATGCTGTTTTCCCAAAATAGTAAACTCAGCCAGAGCGAATTTGCTAACATCGAACAAACCAAAAAAGGCAAATACCAAATTTTAAGCAAGTTCGATAAAACCCTTTGGGAAAGCGAAGACACTTTGGAACCTCTGGCAGAAATGAAGGCTTTTGAGGTAAATGACTAA